A section of the Castanea sativa cultivar Marrone di Chiusa Pesio chromosome 12, ASM4071231v1 genome encodes:
- the LOC142619002 gene encoding hexose carrier protein HEX6-like has protein sequence MAVGLAMTSEEGQYNAKMTPFVVLSCMIAATGGIIFGYDLGISGGVTSMEPFLKKFFPEVYTKLNEHTKISNYCKFDSQLLTTFTSSLYIAGLVASFFASSVTKAFGRKTSILVGGVAFLAGSALGGAAFNVYMIIFGRILLGFGLGFANQSVPLYLSEMAPPNYRGAINIGFDLCVGLGILLANLINFGTEKIKGGWGWRISLAMAAAPASILTVGAVFLPETPNSLIQNSKDHEKAKLMLQRVRGTNDVQAELDDLIKASSISKTIKHPFKNILQRKYRPQLVMAIAIPFFQQVTGINVISFYAPVLFRTMGLAESASLFSAIVIRAVATVSTITSMLIVDKLGRRALFMIGGVQMFLSQIIIGGLMAAQLGDHGGISKEYATLIIIFICIYVSGFAWSWGPLAWLVPSEIFPLEIRSAGQSITVAVSFLFIFISAQTFLTMLCHFKSGIFFFFGGWVMVMTAFVYLLLPETKNMPIEQMSIVWREH, from the exons ATGGCAGTTGGGTTAGCCATGACAAGTGAAGAAGGGCAATATAATGCCAAGATGACCCCCTTTGTTGTCCTATCTTGTATGATTGCTGCCACAGGAGGAATTATCTTTGGTTATGATCTTGGAATTTCAG GAGGAGTGACCTCTATGGAGCCATTTCTCAAAAAGTTCTTCCCAGAGGTGTATACTAAGTTGAATGAACACACCAAGATTAGCAACTACTGCAAATTTGATAGCCAACTGCTGACCACCTTCACATCCTCACTCTATATTGCTGGCCTTGTTGCTTCCTTCTTTGCCTCATCAGTCACTAAAGCCTTCGGGCGCAAGACATCAATTCTTGTAGGAGGCGTCGCATTCCTTGCTGGTTCAGCCCTTGGTGGTGCAGCTTTCAATGTGTACATGATTATATTTGGTCGCATTTTGCTTGGATTTGGTCTTGGTTTTGCCAACCAG TCAGTACCCTTGTATCTCTCAGAAATGGCACCTCCAAACTACAGAGGAGCAATTAACATTGGCTTTGACCTGTGTGTTGGCTTAGGTATACTATTAGCAAACCTTATAAACTTTGGGACTGAGAAGATTAAAGGCGGTTGGGGCTGGCGAATCTCCCTAGCCATGGCTGCAGCCCCAGCTTCAATCCTTACAGTAGGTGCTGTATTCCTTCCAGAGACACCCAACAGCCTAATCCAGAACAGCAAAGACCACGAAAAGGCCAAGCTAATGCTGCAACGTGTCCGAGGCACCAACGATGTACAAGCAGAATTAGATGATCTCATCAAAGCTAGTTCCATATCAAAAACCATTAAACACCCATTTAAGAATATCTTACAGAGAAAGTATAGGCCTCAACTTGTTATGGCAATAGCAATTCCATTTTTCCAACAAGTAACCGGAATAAATGTCATCTCCTTCTATGCACCAGTACTTTTTCGAACAATGGGTTTAGCTGAAAGTGCATCACTTTTTTCTGCAATCGTGATTAGGGCTGTTGCTACTGTCTCAACCATCACATCCATGCTTATAGTTGATAAACTTGGCCGAAGAGCTTTGTTTATGATTGGGGGTGTTCAGATGTTCCTCTCACAAATTATAATTGGTGGACTTATGGCTGCTCAGCTTGGAGATCATGGTGGGATTAGCAAAGAATATGCAActttgattataatttttatttgcatATATGTGTCCGGGTTTGCATGGTCATGGGGGCCACTAGCATGGTTGGTTCCAAGTGAGATTTTTCCATTGGAAATTCGATCAGCAGGGCAAAGTATTACAGTAGCAGTGAgctttctcttcatttttatcAGTGCTCAAACTTTTCTTACCATGCTTTGCCATTTCAAGTCtggtattttcttcttttttgggggaTGGGTGATGGTGATGACTGCATTTGTGTACTTGTTGTTGCCGGAGACTAAGAATATGCCCATTGAACAGATGAGTATAGTGTGGAGGGAGCATTGA